Proteins encoded within one genomic window of Amorphoplanes friuliensis DSM 7358:
- a CDS encoding glucose 1-dehydrogenase, with protein sequence MLALTVQPLVANSADVREVPDPVPGPGEMLVEGLALGVCGTDREIVAGEYGWAPPGRDRLVLGHESLGRVRTAPPDSSFAPGDLVVGVVRRPDPEPCGACAHGEFDMCRNGRYTERGIKEIDGYGSRLWTVETGYAVKLDPRLEQVGMLMEPASVVAKAWEQVEKVGARSWFEPRSVLVTGAGPIGLLAALLGVQRGLEVHVLDLDTDGPKPEAVRALGAQYHSTGIGEVAARAKPDIIIEATGVSSVVFEAMNSTASYGIVCLTGVSSVGRKISVDIGAANRDIVLENDVVVGSVNANLSHYAAAAGALARADAGWLSRLITRRVPLERFAEALEARPGDIKVVLDLTA encoded by the coding sequence ATGCTTGCGTTGACCGTCCAACCCCTGGTGGCGAACTCCGCCGACGTCCGGGAGGTTCCCGATCCCGTACCCGGTCCGGGGGAGATGCTGGTCGAAGGGCTGGCGCTGGGTGTCTGCGGCACCGACCGCGAGATCGTCGCCGGGGAGTACGGGTGGGCGCCGCCCGGACGCGACCGCCTGGTGCTGGGCCACGAGTCCCTGGGCCGGGTCCGCACCGCACCGCCGGACAGCAGCTTCGCGCCCGGTGATCTGGTCGTCGGGGTGGTCCGCCGCCCGGACCCCGAGCCCTGCGGAGCCTGCGCGCACGGCGAGTTCGACATGTGCCGCAACGGCCGGTACACCGAGCGGGGCATCAAGGAGATCGACGGGTACGGCAGCCGGTTGTGGACGGTCGAGACCGGGTACGCCGTCAAGCTGGATCCGCGGCTGGAGCAGGTCGGCATGCTGATGGAGCCGGCCAGCGTGGTGGCCAAGGCCTGGGAACAGGTGGAGAAGGTCGGGGCGCGATCCTGGTTCGAACCCCGCAGCGTCCTGGTCACCGGGGCGGGCCCGATCGGGCTGCTGGCGGCTCTGCTGGGCGTGCAACGTGGTCTGGAGGTGCACGTGCTGGACCTGGACACCGACGGGCCGAAGCCTGAGGCGGTGCGTGCCCTGGGCGCGCAGTACCACTCCACCGGCATCGGAGAGGTCGCCGCCCGGGCCAAGCCGGACATCATCATCGAAGCCACCGGCGTGTCGAGTGTGGTGTTCGAGGCGATGAACAGCACAGCCTCGTACGGGATCGTCTGCCTGACCGGTGTCTCCTCGGTCGGACGCAAGATCTCGGTGGACATCGGCGCGGCCAACCGGGACATCGTGCTGGAGAACGACGTCGTCGTGGGCTCGGTCAACGCCAACCTGAGCCACTACGCCGCCGCGGCCGGCGCGCTGGCCAGGGCCGATGCCGGCTGGCTGTCCCGCCTGATCACCCGGCGAGTGCCCCTGGAACGTTTTGCCGAGGCCCTCGAGGCACGCCCCGGCGACATCAAGGTCGTTCTCGACCTGACCGCCTGA
- a CDS encoding permease yields the protein MGGPVEVVGRPARLVMGVVAASVLTVTLLAWAKWMPYAAKVPGLAASHGWAGADVLRAGGVQPGDAPSWSAATSFTWAYGKAVWRALLAALLISAALQTLIPKTWLVRVLNRPGRLRSAMAGGLAGTPSMMCACCTAPVAVGLKRRGVSTAAVVAYWLGNPLLNPAVLVFLLLVAPWQRTATRLVVGVLVVVGGAALVSWLADGRAPAAAAASTASAASAAEDADDPPPSVRRYLSVLLRSSVILLPEYLVVVMLIGAFRGWLFPLGEGSGLLVVLVAALVGTALVIPTAGEIPIAQGLALAGLSLGGVGALLVTLPAVSLPGMIMVGKAFGWRVTVATAAVAAAGGIAAAGLLPLLSA from the coding sequence ATGGGAGGTCCTGTGGAGGTTGTCGGCAGACCGGCGCGGTTGGTCATGGGCGTGGTCGCCGCGTCGGTACTCACGGTGACCCTGCTCGCGTGGGCCAAGTGGATGCCCTATGCGGCCAAGGTTCCCGGGCTGGCCGCGAGCCATGGCTGGGCCGGCGCCGACGTGCTGCGTGCCGGCGGAGTGCAGCCCGGGGACGCGCCGTCCTGGTCGGCCGCGACCAGCTTCACCTGGGCGTACGGGAAGGCGGTCTGGCGTGCTCTGCTGGCCGCCCTGCTGATCAGCGCGGCCCTGCAGACCTTGATCCCGAAGACCTGGCTGGTGCGGGTGCTGAACCGGCCCGGGCGGTTGCGGTCGGCGATGGCCGGCGGGCTGGCCGGAACCCCGTCGATGATGTGTGCGTGCTGCACGGCGCCGGTCGCGGTCGGACTCAAGCGCCGCGGTGTCTCCACGGCGGCGGTGGTGGCGTACTGGCTGGGTAACCCCCTGCTCAACCCGGCTGTGCTGGTGTTCCTGCTGCTGGTGGCGCCCTGGCAGAGGACGGCGACCCGGCTGGTGGTCGGTGTGCTCGTGGTCGTGGGCGGGGCGGCACTGGTCTCCTGGCTGGCCGACGGGCGAGCACCGGCTGCCGCCGCGGCCTCGACGGCCTCGGCGGCCTCCGCGGCCGAGGATGCCGACGACCCGCCTCCGTCGGTGCGCCGGTACCTGAGCGTCCTGCTCCGGTCCTCGGTGATCCTGCTGCCGGAGTACCTCGTTGTCGTCATGCTGATCGGTGCTTTCCGGGGCTGGTTGTTCCCGCTCGGTGAGGGCTCCGGGTTGCTGGTCGTGCTGGTGGCGGCCCTCGTCGGCACGGCCCTGGTCATCCCGACGGCCGGGGAGATCCCGATCGCCCAGGGTCTCGCTCTGGCCGGGCTGTCCCTCGGTGGTGTCGGCGCTCTGCTGGTCACTCTGCCGGCGGTGAGCCTCCCAGGAATGATCATGGTCGGGAAGGCCTTCGGGTGGCGGGTGACCGTCGCGACGGCTGCCGTGGCCGCCGCCGGCGGGATAGCGGCCGCGGGGCTGCTGCCACTCCTTTCCGCTTGA
- the nhaA gene encoding Na+/H+ antiporter NhaA — protein sequence MFGRGSWLEARRIGDVLRKETIGGMLLLAGAVVALVWANSPWSGGYEAMRGFTFGPEALHLNLSVATWAADGLLAIFFFVAGLELKREFVAGDLRDPRRAAVPIAAAVGGVLVPAALYAVINLSASGGEGKGWAIPTATDIAFALAVLAVIGRFLPHAMRTFLLTLAVVDDLLAIVIIAVFYTSGLSVLPLLATLVPLGLFTVLVQRRVRSWWLLLPLAFAAWALMHASGVHATVAGVLLGFAVPVLRSRKAGGPEAGPGLAEHFEHRFRPISAGVAVPVFALMSAGVAVGGLSGLGSALTDPVAVGIMVGLVVGKPIGITAATWLTTRFTRAKMDTGFAWIDVFGLAVLAGIGFTVSLLIGELAFGIGSDRDDHVKVAVLAGSLAAALLATVLLRLRNRTYRRLYEAENVDADRDDIPDVYQQDTGTTRTTPHP from the coding sequence CTGTTCGGCCGCGGTTCCTGGCTGGAGGCCCGCCGCATCGGCGATGTCCTCCGCAAGGAGACCATCGGCGGGATGCTGTTGCTGGCCGGTGCGGTCGTCGCCCTGGTCTGGGCCAATTCGCCCTGGTCAGGCGGCTACGAGGCGATGCGCGGGTTCACCTTCGGCCCGGAGGCGCTGCACCTGAACCTGTCCGTGGCGACCTGGGCCGCCGACGGACTGCTGGCAATCTTCTTCTTCGTCGCCGGGCTCGAGCTCAAAAGGGAGTTCGTCGCCGGCGACCTGCGCGATCCGCGGCGGGCGGCCGTGCCGATCGCCGCCGCGGTCGGCGGTGTGCTGGTGCCCGCCGCGCTCTACGCGGTGATCAATCTCAGCGCGAGCGGGGGAGAGGGCAAGGGCTGGGCGATCCCGACGGCCACCGACATCGCCTTCGCGCTGGCCGTGCTGGCGGTGATCGGCCGGTTCCTGCCGCACGCGATGCGCACGTTCCTGCTGACCCTCGCCGTGGTCGACGACCTGCTGGCCATCGTGATCATCGCCGTCTTCTACACCTCCGGCCTGTCCGTTCTTCCCCTGCTGGCGACGCTGGTGCCGCTGGGGCTGTTCACCGTCCTGGTCCAGCGCCGGGTGCGGTCCTGGTGGCTGCTCCTGCCGTTGGCGTTCGCCGCGTGGGCGCTGATGCACGCCTCCGGCGTCCACGCGACCGTGGCCGGGGTCCTGCTGGGCTTCGCGGTGCCGGTGCTGCGCAGCCGCAAGGCCGGCGGCCCGGAGGCCGGTCCGGGCCTGGCGGAGCACTTCGAGCACCGCTTCCGGCCGATCTCCGCGGGTGTCGCCGTGCCGGTCTTCGCGCTGATGTCCGCCGGTGTCGCCGTGGGCGGGCTCAGCGGTCTCGGCTCGGCCCTCACCGACCCGGTGGCTGTGGGCATCATGGTCGGCCTCGTCGTCGGCAAGCCCATCGGCATCACCGCCGCGACCTGGCTGACCACGCGCTTCACCCGGGCGAAGATGGACACCGGCTTCGCCTGGATCGACGTGTTCGGCCTTGCTGTGCTGGCCGGCATCGGCTTCACCGTGTCGCTGCTCATCGGAGAGCTCGCCTTCGGCATCGGCAGCGACCGCGACGATCACGTCAAGGTCGCCGTCCTCGCCGGCTCGCTGGCCGCCGCCCTGCTCGCCACGGTCCTCCTGCGCCTTCGCAACCGCACCTACCGGCGCCTCTACGAAGCCGAGAACGTCGACGCCGACCGGGACGACATCCCGGACGTCTATCAGCAGGACACCGGCACCACCCGGACGACGCCTCACCCCTGA
- a CDS encoding ABC transporter permease, with the protein MNPAGGAVTRLAVRQVRRSALITLGLAATMPALVVATYTGVMADPGAAGSIAALAANPAIRTLFGEPVALDQAGGFTVWRVGTFVAVLLAAWAILVTTRITRGEEDAGRWDVLLAGRVPLRAVVARHLAVVMTVPVAAGAAVTAVLILAGTDPAGAAVHGAGLGALGLFFVAVAGLTAQVFPARAAATGSAVAVLGAGLLMRMVGDGLPEVGWLRRLSPFGLLALSEPYGQNRVLPLLILFTVAVALAGTVLAAAGHRDVGGGLVAAASGRRPRLRLLATVEGFAVRRLLRPLTGWALGIGAYYLLIGFTARSVTEFLADNPALADEAARAGFTGLGAVEGFAATLFALLALPVGGFAAVRVSALVAAETSRHLTLLCAQPVSRFRLLTAKLAATTGGALVLITVAGAAVWVGVTATGGELSLPAALAGAGNTLPIVLLSLGAATFAAGWAPRVVAIAGSLPATGGFLLLVIAESIGAPAWVAGLSPFAHLAPVPLIGVDGAATATMTALAAALIVGGALGYRRRDLQG; encoded by the coding sequence ATGAACCCGGCTGGAGGGGCCGTCACGCGGCTGGCGGTACGCCAGGTGCGCCGCAGCGCACTGATCACGCTGGGTCTGGCGGCGACCATGCCGGCGTTGGTCGTGGCCACCTACACCGGCGTCATGGCCGATCCGGGCGCGGCGGGCAGCATCGCCGCACTGGCCGCCAATCCCGCCATCCGCACCCTCTTCGGTGAACCGGTGGCTCTCGACCAGGCCGGTGGGTTCACGGTGTGGCGGGTCGGCACCTTTGTCGCCGTCCTGCTCGCCGCGTGGGCGATCCTGGTGACGACCCGGATCACCCGCGGCGAGGAGGACGCCGGCCGGTGGGATGTGCTGCTGGCCGGCCGGGTGCCGCTGCGGGCGGTCGTGGCCCGCCATCTCGCCGTCGTCATGACCGTCCCGGTCGCTGCCGGGGCCGCGGTGACGGCCGTACTGATCCTGGCCGGTACCGATCCGGCCGGCGCCGCGGTGCACGGTGCGGGTCTCGGCGCGCTGGGGCTGTTCTTCGTGGCCGTTGCCGGACTGACGGCGCAGGTGTTCCCGGCGCGGGCGGCCGCGACCGGCTCAGCCGTGGCCGTACTCGGCGCAGGACTGCTGATGCGCATGGTCGGCGACGGCCTCCCCGAAGTGGGATGGCTACGCCGGCTGTCACCGTTCGGGCTGCTGGCCCTGAGTGAGCCGTACGGGCAGAACCGCGTACTGCCGCTGCTGATCCTGTTCACCGTGGCGGTGGCGCTCGCGGGTACCGTCCTCGCCGCCGCCGGCCACCGGGACGTCGGGGGTGGGCTGGTCGCGGCTGCCTCCGGTCGCCGGCCGCGCCTGAGGTTGCTGGCCACCGTGGAAGGGTTCGCGGTGCGGCGCCTGCTGCGGCCGTTGACCGGGTGGGCCCTCGGCATCGGCGCCTACTACCTGCTCATCGGCTTCACCGCGAGGTCGGTCACCGAGTTTCTGGCCGACAACCCCGCCTTGGCCGACGAGGCGGCCCGAGCGGGGTTCACCGGCCTGGGTGCGGTCGAAGGATTCGCCGCGACCCTGTTCGCGTTGCTCGCTCTGCCGGTCGGCGGCTTCGCCGCGGTCCGTGTGTCCGCGTTGGTCGCCGCCGAGACCAGCCGGCACCTGACACTGCTGTGTGCCCAGCCGGTCAGCCGGTTCCGTCTGCTCACCGCGAAGCTCGCGGCCACCACCGGCGGTGCGCTCGTCCTGATCACGGTGGCCGGGGCAGCCGTCTGGGTGGGTGTCACCGCGACCGGCGGTGAGCTGAGCCTGCCCGCCGCCCTGGCCGGAGCCGGCAACACGCTGCCCATCGTGCTGCTCAGCCTCGGTGCGGCCACCTTCGCGGCCGGCTGGGCGCCGCGGGTGGTCGCGATCGCCGGGTCCCTGCCCGCCACCGGCGGATTCCTGCTGCTGGTGATCGCTGAGAGCATCGGCGCACCGGCGTGGGTCGCCGGGCTCTCACCCTTCGCTCACCTGGCACCGGTCCCGCTCATCGGCGTCGACGGGGCCGCCACGGCGACCATGACGGCGCTCGCCGCCGCCCTGATCGTGGGAGGTGCCCTCGGTTACCGGCGGCGTGATCTTCAGGGGTGA
- a CDS encoding ABC transporter ATP-binding protein: protein MNDSALHTVNLTKRYGSVTAVDELSLDVPAGEVFGFLGPNGAGKSTTIRMLLGLARPSAGRAWVFDTDAADVARAHRLLAYVPADVALWPSLTGAEILHLQARTGSGTDLAYRDELVERFALDTTKPARTYSSGNRQKVALVAAFATRAPLLVLDEPTSGLDPLMEREFRTAVAQARERGQTVFLSSHQLSEVESICDRVAILRGGRLVEIAALDQLRGLHRAEVTVSYTGAPPPGLDTIPGVDAVEQVGAGRLRFSLIGSPAPALQALAAADVTALAIREPTLEEIFLDYYGAAEGTR, encoded by the coding sequence ATGAACGATTCAGCGCTGCACACCGTCAATCTGACCAAACGGTACGGCTCTGTCACGGCTGTCGACGAGCTGTCACTCGACGTCCCCGCCGGTGAGGTGTTCGGCTTTCTCGGGCCCAACGGCGCCGGGAAGTCCACCACCATCCGGATGCTGCTGGGCCTGGCCCGCCCGTCGGCCGGCCGGGCCTGGGTGTTCGACACGGATGCCGCCGATGTCGCCCGCGCGCACCGCCTGCTGGCGTACGTGCCGGCAGATGTGGCGTTGTGGCCGAGCCTGACCGGCGCGGAGATCCTGCACCTGCAGGCCCGCACCGGTTCGGGAACGGACCTGGCCTATCGTGACGAGCTCGTGGAGCGGTTCGCGCTCGACACCACCAAGCCCGCCCGCACCTATTCGAGCGGCAACCGGCAGAAGGTGGCGCTGGTCGCGGCGTTCGCCACCCGGGCGCCGCTGCTGGTGCTCGACGAGCCGACCAGCGGCCTCGACCCGCTCATGGAGCGCGAGTTCCGCACCGCCGTCGCTCAGGCCCGTGAACGCGGCCAGACGGTGTTTCTCAGCTCGCATCAGCTGTCCGAGGTGGAGTCGATCTGTGATCGCGTGGCCATCCTGCGGGGCGGCCGGCTCGTCGAGATCGCCGCCCTGGACCAGCTACGAGGTTTGCACCGTGCCGAGGTGACCGTGTCCTACACCGGTGCGCCGCCTCCGGGCCTGGACACGATTCCCGGCGTTGATGCGGTCGAGCAGGTCGGGGCGGGCCGGTTGCGGTTCTCGCTCATCGGCAGTCCGGCACCGGCCTTGCAGGCGCTCGCCGCCGCCGACGTCACCGCGCTGGCGATCCGCGAGCCCACCCTCGAGGAGATCTTCCTCGACTACTACGGCGCCGCCGAGGGCACACGATGA
- a CDS encoding serine hydrolase domain-containing protein, producing the protein MMRGHRSMVIAMTVSAVMAAPGAAPAAPTKDRAGLQQLLDAIVDAGTVGALAETRGPDGRWRGASGVAELGTTRAVPVDGRVRAGSITKTFVATVVLQLVGESRLRLDDTVESWLPGVVPGGRRITVRQLLNHTSGLFDYVQTLPMPPDPEFLSNRLRTWTPAELVQRAVAHPPTSGDPGSAYAYSNTNYLLLGLIIEKVTGRAYGKEVERRLIGPLGLRGTSMPGTSPGIPGPHPHGYVPALRDGEVVLTDFTRANPSVFGAAGEIISTTRDLNEFFAALLGGRLLPPHLLAAMKTPGVAGGSYGLGLAWRDTPCGTRVYGNDGGTLTYQTWSFSTQDRRRQVTVAVTPDLRADYAVVFAAVDTLLDKALCASPDHTRRHPAG; encoded by the coding sequence ATGATGCGGGGACATCGGTCGATGGTGATCGCGATGACGGTGTCGGCGGTGATGGCGGCCCCGGGCGCTGCCCCGGCGGCACCGACAAAGGACCGCGCCGGGCTGCAGCAGCTGCTCGACGCCATTGTGGATGCGGGTACGGTCGGCGCGCTGGCCGAAACGCGTGGCCCGGACGGCCGGTGGCGAGGCGCGAGCGGCGTCGCCGAGCTGGGCACAACGCGGGCAGTGCCGGTCGACGGCCGCGTCCGGGCGGGCAGCATCACGAAGACGTTTGTCGCCACCGTAGTTCTGCAGCTCGTCGGCGAGAGCCGGCTGCGGCTGGACGACACGGTGGAATCGTGGCTGCCCGGTGTTGTCCCCGGCGGCCGACGGATCACCGTGCGACAGCTGCTCAACCACACCAGCGGCCTGTTCGACTACGTGCAGACGCTGCCGATGCCGCCGGACCCGGAGTTCCTGAGCAACCGCCTGCGGACGTGGACCCCGGCCGAACTCGTCCAGCGGGCGGTGGCCCACCCGCCGACGTCCGGCGATCCGGGTTCGGCGTACGCGTACTCGAACACCAACTACCTGCTGCTCGGCCTGATCATCGAGAAGGTGACCGGCCGGGCGTACGGGAAGGAGGTCGAACGCCGGCTGATCGGACCGCTGGGTTTGCGGGGCACCTCGATGCCGGGGACGTCACCGGGGATTCCCGGGCCGCACCCGCACGGTTACGTGCCGGCACTGCGCGACGGCGAGGTGGTGCTGACCGACTTCACGCGGGCGAATCCGTCGGTGTTCGGTGCGGCCGGGGAGATCATCTCGACGACCAGGGACCTCAACGAGTTCTTCGCCGCGCTGCTGGGCGGCCGTCTGCTCCCGCCGCACCTGCTCGCCGCCATGAAAACCCCGGGAGTCGCGGGCGGCTCCTACGGGCTCGGTCTGGCCTGGCGCGACACCCCGTGCGGAACCCGTGTGTACGGCAACGACGGCGGAACCCTGACGTACCAGACCTGGTCGTTCTCCACGCAGGACAGGCGCCGGCAGGTCACGGTGGCGGTCACGCCGGACCTGCGCGCTGACTACGCTGTGGTCTTCGCCGCCGTCGACACACTCCTGGACAAGGCCCTCTGTGCCTCACCCGACCACACCCGCCGGCATCCCGCCGGCTGA
- a CDS encoding DUF1963 domain-containing protein, producing MDRYEQFRSAAVDRGIPEDEIGKFAELIRFGVWTWLSTGEGEVVGQVGGLPRLPVGVEWPGGSSPLPFIGSVDCAALPRAEGLGLPEDGSLLFFLHHEEDIEEYPTTDYSRVLYVPAGTETEEAAPPPGHDSRSTYMEETIPFLIPEHWIVARVRPELPEWIEGRGVQFATADVKELFGSLKHLDELREVVEQLWPEERPNHHSTLQLGGYGRNIGSGHSPHSQMAGVYGEGQRRANPEMSQDEWRRLEHEEEERLVRQWVPLAQFSTESEFHYACFLIDKDDLAAKRFDKIHSCTMFTE from the coding sequence ATGGATCGTTATGAGCAGTTCCGGAGTGCCGCAGTCGATCGGGGCATTCCCGAGGACGAGATCGGCAAGTTCGCCGAGCTGATCCGGTTCGGGGTCTGGACCTGGCTGAGCACGGGTGAGGGCGAAGTCGTCGGTCAGGTCGGCGGCCTTCCCCGGTTACCGGTGGGCGTGGAATGGCCGGGGGGTAGCTCCCCGTTGCCGTTCATCGGGTCTGTCGACTGTGCGGCTCTTCCTCGGGCCGAGGGGCTCGGTCTGCCGGAGGACGGGTCGCTGTTGTTTTTCCTGCACCACGAGGAAGACATCGAGGAGTACCCCACTACCGACTACTCGCGGGTTCTGTACGTTCCTGCGGGCACGGAGACCGAGGAGGCGGCGCCGCCGCCCGGCCACGACTCCAGGTCGACCTACATGGAGGAGACCATTCCGTTCCTCATCCCCGAGCACTGGATCGTCGCGCGGGTGCGGCCAGAGTTGCCGGAGTGGATCGAGGGTCGGGGCGTCCAGTTCGCGACGGCCGATGTGAAGGAGTTGTTCGGCTCGCTGAAGCACCTCGACGAGTTGCGCGAGGTCGTCGAGCAGCTCTGGCCGGAGGAGAGGCCGAACCACCACAGCACGCTCCAACTCGGCGGGTACGGCCGCAACATCGGCAGTGGGCACAGCCCGCACTCGCAGATGGCCGGGGTCTACGGCGAGGGGCAGCGCAGGGCGAACCCCGAGATGTCCCAGGACGAATGGCGGCGCCTGGAGCACGAAGAGGAGGAGCGGCTGGTACGGCAGTGGGTGCCGCTCGCCCAGTTCTCCACGGAGAGCGAGTTCCACTACGCGTGTTTCCTGATCGACAAGGACGACCTCGCTGCCAAAAGGTTCGACAAGATACATTCTTGTACGATGTTCACCGAGTGA
- a CDS encoding cyclase family protein, producing the protein MTAQDDVLAYFDTLSNWGRWGDDDELGTLNHITDDVRLAAARAVRHGRSVSCAWEVGVPEDMERSTTTCPCAADMPGAENMPAAFHADRHWGFSSERLGLSFHGNTLTHLDSPCHLFWDGRMYNGRPHSLVDAATGSAWAAVTAAANGIVTRGVLLDVAKVRDVPWLEPGEGVFPDDLERAERRQGVRVRSGDAVLLRTGYGRARHETGATVGFTQAGWHASCLPWLRERGVALIGADTPQDVQPSGFDDVLMPVHAVGLVAMGLWLLDNCDLEACAAMAAELGQWDFQLAVAPVRFAGTSGSPVNPIATF; encoded by the coding sequence ATGACCGCGCAGGACGACGTGCTCGCGTATTTCGACACGCTGTCGAACTGGGGGCGGTGGGGTGACGACGACGAGCTCGGCACCCTGAACCACATCACCGACGACGTGCGGCTGGCGGCGGCACGGGCCGTACGCCACGGCCGGAGTGTGTCGTGCGCGTGGGAGGTCGGCGTACCGGAAGACATGGAACGGTCGACGACGACGTGCCCGTGCGCCGCCGACATGCCGGGTGCGGAGAACATGCCGGCCGCCTTCCACGCCGACCGGCACTGGGGCTTCTCGTCGGAGCGGCTCGGCCTCTCGTTCCACGGCAACACCCTCACCCACCTCGACTCGCCCTGCCACCTGTTCTGGGACGGCCGGATGTACAACGGGCGGCCGCACTCGCTGGTCGACGCGGCAACGGGGTCGGCGTGGGCGGCCGTCACCGCCGCGGCGAACGGGATCGTCACGCGGGGTGTCCTGCTGGACGTCGCGAAGGTCCGCGACGTGCCGTGGCTCGAGCCGGGGGAGGGCGTGTTCCCCGACGATCTCGAGCGGGCCGAGCGCCGTCAGGGCGTACGGGTGCGGTCCGGTGACGCCGTCCTCCTTCGGACCGGTTACGGGCGCGCCCGGCACGAGACCGGGGCGACCGTGGGTTTCACGCAGGCCGGCTGGCACGCGTCGTGCCTGCCGTGGCTGCGGGAACGGGGCGTCGCGCTGATCGGCGCCGACACCCCGCAGGACGTTCAGCCGTCCGGGTTCGACGACGTGCTGATGCCCGTTCACGCCGTGGGCCTGGTCGCGATGGGCCTGTGGCTGCTCGACAACTGCGACCTGGAGGCGTGCGCGGCGATGGCGGCCGAGCTCGGACAATGGGACTTCCAGCTCGCGGTCGCCCCGGTCCGCTTCGCCGGGACGTCCGGGAGCCCGGTCAACCCGATCGCGACCTTCTGA
- a CDS encoding gluconokinase, whose product MTRIDDDVALETALDPLVLALDIGSTATRGGVHDASGRRVHGLQHKVPHAFLVAPDGTSVIDPEQVTTEVAQIIDTVTADPRLGSRIAGVAMDTFAASLIAVDADGRALSPCLTYADSRSAGAVTALREELDEHAVQQRTGTRLHTSYHAPRLRWLRTAQPQVVAGAVFWWSLGEYVWARLIGQPLAGTSTVAWTGLLDRRTGELDAELLAAAGVGPEQFSPPRDMTDPAPSVAPGRWPALTRAVWFPVITDGFASNIGAGAIDSTVLTAATATSGALRVLLDGPADPLPFGLWNYRVDAGRTLLGGAINDVGRAVSWAQSTLRLSPDVTSALATPPGEATPLVLPYLTGERAPGWVGEARAVFGGVSAATDADTLFRGIVEGVAMTYARVADELRPAAPQILEVAAAGRVSNDQPDWLQILADVLERPVTHVTRRRATQRGTALLALDVLAPDVPRAPRVTGSTYEPRPAHAGYYAERRARFGEMYDAQIRG is encoded by the coding sequence ATGACGCGGATCGACGACGACGTCGCTCTCGAAACGGCGCTGGACCCGCTGGTCCTGGCGTTGGACATCGGTTCCACCGCGACCCGGGGCGGTGTGCATGATGCGTCGGGCCGCCGGGTGCACGGGCTGCAGCACAAGGTGCCGCACGCCTTCCTGGTGGCGCCCGATGGCACCTCGGTCATCGACCCGGAGCAGGTGACCACCGAGGTTGCGCAGATCATCGACACGGTGACCGCCGACCCCCGGCTGGGGAGCCGCATCGCCGGCGTGGCGATGGACACCTTCGCCGCCTCGCTGATCGCCGTCGACGCGGACGGGCGGGCGCTGAGCCCGTGCCTGACCTACGCCGATTCCCGCAGCGCCGGGGCGGTCACCGCGCTGCGTGAGGAGCTCGACGAGCACGCGGTGCAGCAGCGTACCGGCACCCGGCTGCACACGAGCTACCACGCGCCGCGCCTGCGGTGGCTCAGGACCGCTCAGCCGCAAGTGGTTGCCGGGGCTGTGTTCTGGTGGTCGCTGGGTGAGTACGTCTGGGCCCGGCTGATCGGGCAGCCGCTGGCCGGGACGTCCACGGTGGCGTGGACCGGGTTGCTCGACCGCCGCACCGGTGAGCTCGACGCGGAGCTGCTCGCGGCCGCGGGTGTGGGTCCCGAGCAGTTCTCGCCGCCGCGGGACATGACGGATCCGGCGCCTTCGGTGGCTCCGGGACGCTGGCCGGCGCTGACCCGGGCGGTGTGGTTTCCCGTCATCACCGACGGCTTCGCCAGCAACATCGGGGCCGGGGCAATCGACTCGACGGTGCTGACCGCGGCGACGGCCACCAGTGGCGCGCTGCGGGTGCTGCTCGACGGTCCGGCTGATCCGCTGCCGTTCGGTCTGTGGAACTACCGGGTCGACGCGGGCCGCACCCTGCTCGGCGGGGCGATCAACGATGTCGGCCGGGCCGTGAGCTGGGCGCAGAGCACGTTGCGTCTGAGCCCTGACGTCACGTCGGCCCTCGCGACGCCGCCGGGTGAGGCCACACCGCTCGTGCTGCCCTACCTGACCGGTGAGCGCGCGCCCGGCTGGGTCGGTGAGGCACGGGCGGTGTTCGGCGGGGTGTCGGCGGCCACGGATGCCGACACGCTGTTCCGCGGGATCGTCGAGGGGGTGGCCATGACCTACGCGCGGGTCGCCGACGAGCTGCGCCCGGCCGCACCGCAGATCCTCGAGGTCGCGGCGGCGGGCCGGGTCAGCAACGACCAGCCCGACTGGTTGCAGATCCTGGCCGACGTGCTCGAACGTCCGGTCACGCACGTGACCCGGCGCCGCGCCACGCAGCGGGGCACGGCGCTGCTCGCGCTCGACGTCCTGGCGCCGGACGTCCCGCGGGCGCCCCGGGTCACCGGTTCGACGTACGAGCCGCGGCCCGCGCACGCCGGGTACTACGCGGAGCGGCGAGCCCGGTTCGGCGAGATGTACGACGCGCAGATCCGCGGTTGA